In Parus major isolate Abel chromosome 1, Parus_major1.1, whole genome shotgun sequence, the following proteins share a genomic window:
- the MRE11 gene encoding double-strand break repair protein MRE11 isoform X2, whose protein sequence is MGDRPVQFEILSDQAVNFNYSKFPWVNYQDENLNISIPVFSIHGNHDDPTGADALCALDILSCAGLLNHFGRSASVEKIDISPILLRKGRTKIALYGLGAIPDERLYRMFVNKQVTMLRPKEDEDSWFNLFVIHQNRSKHGATNYIPEQFLDDFINLVVWGHEHECKIAPFQNEQQRFYISQPGSSVVTSLSPGEAVKKHIGLLHVKGKKMKMEKIALETVRTFHIEDIVLADHPDLFNPDNPNVTQAIQAFCMEKVELMLDTAERERLGNPRQPEKPIIRLRVDYAGGFEPFSVHRFSQKYMHRVANPKDIIHFFRHREQKEKKDIDLNFGKLVGRPAEGTALRVEDLVKQYFQTAEKKVQLSLLTERGMGEAVQEFVDKEEKDAIEELVKFQLEKTQRFLKERHTDAEEGKIDEEVRKFRESRKKNTEEEDKEVREAMIRARAHRSQDEVLVSASSDEDSMDMESVSPGDGLSSTLSRGRGRARGRARGARGQNSTARGSSRRGRGTTSQESASGSRSYKPVSMPSKNMSIMDAFKSSKRDHSLNSFQSYSEDIIDVDSDPEDTSFVPSSSKVNQRLPAVSSLSKRGSQSQASRGVDFESDEDDPFMSPATSRRTK, encoded by the exons ATGGGTGATCGTCCTGTTCAGTTTGAAATTTTGAGTGATCAGgcagttaattttaattacagcaa GTTTCCTTGGGTGAATTATCAGGATGAAAATCTCAACATTTCTATTCCAGTTTTTAGTATTCATGGCAATCATGATGATCCCACAGGG GCAGATGCACTGTGTGCATTGGATATTTTAAGCTGTGCAGGCCTGCTGAATCACTTTGGACGTTCAGCTTCCGTGGAGAAAATAGATATTAGTCCCATTTTATTGCGTAAAGGTAGAACAAAAATTGCTCTGTATGGCTTGG GAGCTATTCCAGATGAGAGGTTGTATCGTATGTTTGTCAATAAGCAAGTAACCATGCTGAGACCAAAGGAAGATGAAGATAGCTGGTTTAACTTGTTTGTGATTCATCAAAATAG GAGCAAACATGGAGCTACCAACTACATTCCAGAGCAGTTTTTAGATGACTTTATTAATCTTGTTGTGTGGGGTCATGAACATGAGTGCAAAATAGCTCCATTCCAAAATGAACAGCAACGTTTCTACATTTCTCAGCCAGGAAGTTCAGTGGTGACATCTCTGTCCCCTGGAGAAGCCGTGAAGAA ACACATTGGTTTGCTGCatgttaaagggaaaaaaatgaaaatggagaaGATTGCTCTAGAGACAGTGCGAACTTTCCATATAGAGGATATTGTTCTAGCTGATCATCCCGATCTTTTTAATCCTGACAATCCTAATGTTACTCAGGCAATACAGGCATTCTGCATGGAAAAG GTGGAATTGATGCTGGACACTGCAGAAAGAGAACGCTTGGGAAATCCCCGTCAGCCAGAGAAGCCTATCATAAGATTAAGA GTTGATTATGCAGGTGGCTTTGAGCCATTCAGTGTCCATCGTTTCAGCCAGAAGTACATGCATAGGGTGGCTAACCCAAAAGACATCATACATTTTTTCAGGCATCGtgaacaaaaagagaaaaaag ACATTGATCTTAATTTTGGAAAACTGGTTGGCAGACCTGCTGAGGGAACAGCACTGAGGGTGGAAGACCTTGTAAAGCAGTATTTCCAGACAGCAGAGAAG AAAGTACAGCTTTCACTTCTAACTGAAAGAGGAATGGGAGAAGCAGTGCAAGAGTTTGTggacaaagaggaaaaagatgcCATAGAAGAGCTGGTGAAATTTCAACTAGAAAAAACGCAGAGGTTTCTCAAGGAGCGTCACACTgatgcagaggaaggaaaaatagatGAGGAG gtGCGAAAATTCAGggaaagtagaaaaaagaaTACTGAAGAAGAGGATAAGGAAGTCCGTGAG GCAATGATCAGGGCCAGAGCCCACCGGTCTCAGGATGAAGTTCTGGTCTCAGCCTCCAGTGATGAAGATTCCATGGATATGGAATCTGTTAGTCCAGGTGATGGCCTTTCTTCAACACTGAGCCGAGGAAGAGGTCGAGCAAGAGGTAGAGCAAGAGGTGCAAGAGGACAAAATTCAACAGCAAGAGGTTCGTCTCGAAGAGGAAGAG GAACCACTAGCCAAGAGTCAGCTTCTGGCAGCAGATCCTACAAGCCTGTATCTATGCCTAGCAAGAATATGTCTATCATGGATG CCTTTAAGTCTTCGAAAAGAGACCACTCTTTAAATTCATTCCAGTCTTACTCTGAG gatattaTAGATGTTGATTCTGATCCAGAAGATActtcttttgttccttcttcttCCAAAGTAAATCAAAG GTTGCCAGCTGTATCTTCACTTAGTAAAAGAGGTTCACAAAGCCAAGCATCTAGAGGAGTTGATTTTGAGTCAGATGAG GATGATCCATTCATGAGCCCTGCAACATCAAGAAGAACTAAGTGA
- the GPR83 gene encoding probable G-protein coupled receptor 83: MLSSFVWLTLPLVNAFVTPGKSPLNGSLEKTFVVPNVSAFFPWDNDSLADWQSFVDRSRYGAESQSTTVKALLIAAYSFIIVFSLFGNVLVCHVVIKTKRVHSATSLFIVNLAVADIMITLLNTPFTLARFVNSTWIFGKGMCHVSRFAQYCSLHVSALTLTAIAVDRHQVIMHPLKPRISTGKGVIYISVIWIMATCFSLPHAIYQKLFTFEYSEDVTRCLCLPDFPEPAELFWKYLDLTTFILLYVLPLLIISAAYVTVAKKLWLRNVIGDVTTEQYVVLRKKNKKTIKMLMLVVILFAVCWFPLNCYVVLLSSQTIHTNNALYFAFHWFAMSSTCYNPFIYCWLNDSFRTELKALLNMCRKPHRPTEQRLPSTVPSYRLAWPENSNFKRLQASRALPPSSAIQSGKTDISAVEPIVAVG; the protein is encoded by the exons ATGCTATCCTCTTTTGTCTGGCTCACCCTTCCCTTGGTTAACGCCTTTGTGACCCCAGGAAAGTCGCCCCTCAATgggagcctggagaagactttTGTAGTCCCGAACGTGTCGGCTTTCTTTCCCTGGGATAATGACAGCCTGGCCGACTGGCAGAGCTTTGTGGACAGGAGCCGCTACGGAGCGGAGTCGCAGAGCACCACGGTGAAAGCCCTGCTCATCGCAGCGTACTCCTTCATCATCGTCTTCTCCCTCTTCGGCAATGTCCTGGTCTGTCACGTTGTCATCAAGACGAAGCGCGTACACTCCGCCACCAGCTTGTTCATTGTGAACCTGGCCGTGGCTGATATCATGATCACGCTCCTCAACACTCCCTTCACGCTG GCTCGTTTTGTGAACAGTACCTGGATCTTTGGGAAGGGGATGTGCCACGTCAGCAGGTTTGCACAGTACTGCTCCCTCCATGTCTCTGCCTTGACCCTTACAGCCATTGCTGTGGACAGGCACCAG GTTATAATGCACCCCCTGAAACCTCGCATATCTACTGGAAAAGGTGTTATCTACATCTCTGTAATCTGGATCATGGCaacttgtttttcccttccacaTGCTATCTACCAAAAGCTCTTTACCTTTGAATACAG TGAGGATGTTACCCGCTGCCTGTGTCTGCCAGATTTCCCTGAGCCTGCTGAACTCTTTTGGAAGTACCTGGATTTAACAACCTTCATTCTGCTCTATGTCCTGCCCCTTCTGATCATCTCTGCTGCCTACGTGACAGTGGCAAAGAAACTCTGGCTGCGCAATGTCATCGGGGACGTCACCACCGAGCAGTACGTCGTCCTGCGCAAAAAGAATAAGAAGACCATCAAGATGCTGATGCTCGTTGTCATCCTCTTTGCGGTTTGCTGGTTCCCCTTGAATTGCTACGTTGTCCTCCTCTCCAGCCAGACCATCCACACCAACAATGCCCTGTACTTCGCCTTCCACTGGTTTGCAATGAGCAGCACCTGCTACAACCCCTTCATCTACTGCTGGCTCAATGACAGCTTCCGAACAGAACTGAAGGCTTTGCTCAACATGTGCAGAAAACCCCACAGGCCCACGGAACAGAGGCTTCCCTCCACAGTCCCATCCTACCGACTGGCTTGGCCAGAAAACAGCAACTTCAAGAGGTTGCAGGCCTCCCGTGCCCTTCCACCATCCTCTGCCATCCAGTCAGGAAAGACAGACATTTCTGCGGTTGAGCCGATAGTAGCTGTGGGCTAA
- the MRE11 gene encoding double-strand break repair protein MRE11 isoform X1: MSAINSQDDEDTFKILVATDIHLGYLEKDPVRGNDTFVTFNEILDQAQKNEVDFVLLGGDLFHDNKPSRKTVHSCLESLRKYCMGDRPVQFEILSDQAVNFNYSKFPWVNYQDENLNISIPVFSIHGNHDDPTGADALCALDILSCAGLLNHFGRSASVEKIDISPILLRKGRTKIALYGLGAIPDERLYRMFVNKQVTMLRPKEDEDSWFNLFVIHQNRSKHGATNYIPEQFLDDFINLVVWGHEHECKIAPFQNEQQRFYISQPGSSVVTSLSPGEAVKKHIGLLHVKGKKMKMEKIALETVRTFHIEDIVLADHPDLFNPDNPNVTQAIQAFCMEKVELMLDTAERERLGNPRQPEKPIIRLRVDYAGGFEPFSVHRFSQKYMHRVANPKDIIHFFRHREQKEKKDIDLNFGKLVGRPAEGTALRVEDLVKQYFQTAEKKVQLSLLTERGMGEAVQEFVDKEEKDAIEELVKFQLEKTQRFLKERHTDAEEGKIDEEVRKFRESRKKNTEEEDKEVREAMIRARAHRSQDEVLVSASSDEDSMDMESVSPGDGLSSTLSRGRGRARGRARGARGQNSTARGSSRRGRGTTSQESASGSRSYKPVSMPSKNMSIMDAFKSSKRDHSLNSFQSYSEDIIDVDSDPEDTSFVPSSSKVNQRLPAVSSLSKRGSQSQASRGVDFESDEDDPFMSPATSRRTK, encoded by the exons GTGGACTTTGTTTTATTAGGTGGGGACCTTTTTCATGACAACAAACCCTCCAGAAAAACAGTACACTCTTGTTTGGAGTCACTAAGAAAATACTGCATGGGTGATCGTCCTGTTCAGTTTGAAATTTTGAGTGATCAGgcagttaattttaattacagcaa GTTTCCTTGGGTGAATTATCAGGATGAAAATCTCAACATTTCTATTCCAGTTTTTAGTATTCATGGCAATCATGATGATCCCACAGGG GCAGATGCACTGTGTGCATTGGATATTTTAAGCTGTGCAGGCCTGCTGAATCACTTTGGACGTTCAGCTTCCGTGGAGAAAATAGATATTAGTCCCATTTTATTGCGTAAAGGTAGAACAAAAATTGCTCTGTATGGCTTGG GAGCTATTCCAGATGAGAGGTTGTATCGTATGTTTGTCAATAAGCAAGTAACCATGCTGAGACCAAAGGAAGATGAAGATAGCTGGTTTAACTTGTTTGTGATTCATCAAAATAG GAGCAAACATGGAGCTACCAACTACATTCCAGAGCAGTTTTTAGATGACTTTATTAATCTTGTTGTGTGGGGTCATGAACATGAGTGCAAAATAGCTCCATTCCAAAATGAACAGCAACGTTTCTACATTTCTCAGCCAGGAAGTTCAGTGGTGACATCTCTGTCCCCTGGAGAAGCCGTGAAGAA ACACATTGGTTTGCTGCatgttaaagggaaaaaaatgaaaatggagaaGATTGCTCTAGAGACAGTGCGAACTTTCCATATAGAGGATATTGTTCTAGCTGATCATCCCGATCTTTTTAATCCTGACAATCCTAATGTTACTCAGGCAATACAGGCATTCTGCATGGAAAAG GTGGAATTGATGCTGGACACTGCAGAAAGAGAACGCTTGGGAAATCCCCGTCAGCCAGAGAAGCCTATCATAAGATTAAGA GTTGATTATGCAGGTGGCTTTGAGCCATTCAGTGTCCATCGTTTCAGCCAGAAGTACATGCATAGGGTGGCTAACCCAAAAGACATCATACATTTTTTCAGGCATCGtgaacaaaaagagaaaaaag ACATTGATCTTAATTTTGGAAAACTGGTTGGCAGACCTGCTGAGGGAACAGCACTGAGGGTGGAAGACCTTGTAAAGCAGTATTTCCAGACAGCAGAGAAG AAAGTACAGCTTTCACTTCTAACTGAAAGAGGAATGGGAGAAGCAGTGCAAGAGTTTGTggacaaagaggaaaaagatgcCATAGAAGAGCTGGTGAAATTTCAACTAGAAAAAACGCAGAGGTTTCTCAAGGAGCGTCACACTgatgcagaggaaggaaaaatagatGAGGAG gtGCGAAAATTCAGggaaagtagaaaaaagaaTACTGAAGAAGAGGATAAGGAAGTCCGTGAG GCAATGATCAGGGCCAGAGCCCACCGGTCTCAGGATGAAGTTCTGGTCTCAGCCTCCAGTGATGAAGATTCCATGGATATGGAATCTGTTAGTCCAGGTGATGGCCTTTCTTCAACACTGAGCCGAGGAAGAGGTCGAGCAAGAGGTAGAGCAAGAGGTGCAAGAGGACAAAATTCAACAGCAAGAGGTTCGTCTCGAAGAGGAAGAG GAACCACTAGCCAAGAGTCAGCTTCTGGCAGCAGATCCTACAAGCCTGTATCTATGCCTAGCAAGAATATGTCTATCATGGATG CCTTTAAGTCTTCGAAAAGAGACCACTCTTTAAATTCATTCCAGTCTTACTCTGAG gatattaTAGATGTTGATTCTGATCCAGAAGATActtcttttgttccttcttcttCCAAAGTAAATCAAAG GTTGCCAGCTGTATCTTCACTTAGTAAAAGAGGTTCACAAAGCCAAGCATCTAGAGGAGTTGATTTTGAGTCAGATGAG GATGATCCATTCATGAGCCCTGCAACATCAAGAAGAACTAAGTGA